A window of Halobacillus naozhouensis genomic DNA:
TGTGTTCACCTATATCACCTGCTCCCTTTCATAAACACGGTTAAAGCACATCAATTATACCATAAATCGATGTGTGAAGCTGTTGTTATGTAGGAAAAGACCTAATCATGGCAAAATCACTCTACTTTCGTCGACATCTCTCCATGACGTGTTTGAATGACGGCCTTGCCCCGAACTTTGACGGCCGAGGTATGCTCAGTAAACTGGGCAATCATTACTTCTCCACGATCTAGTTTCTCTGAATGATGGAAGCGCGTGTCCGTGCCTCTGGTTAACCCTATTACATTCACACCGTCCTCTTCAGCTTTTATTACAAAAAAGTCATTTTCGGATGCTGTCATCATTCTATCCCCTTTCTTCTAGTCATACTATCTCTTATTCCTTATATTATGTCAAAGATTCACGCTTTTTGCTATTAAAAAAAGGGTGCTAAAGGTAGCACCCTTTCGGCCCTATGTAGCCATTATTTAACAGCGTCTTTTAGAGCCTTGCCTGGTTTGAAAGCAGGAACTTTGCTTGCAGAGATTTCGATTTCTTCACCAGTTTGTGGGTTACGGCCTTTACGAGCCGCACGCTCACGTACTTCGAAGTTACCGAATCCGATTAGCTGTACTTTCTCACCATCTTGTAGTGATCCCATGATAGATTCAAATACAGAGTCAACTGCTTGAGTTGCATCTTTCTTAGAAAGCTCTGCTTTTTCTGATACAGCATTAATTAGATCAGTTTTATTCATGACATTCACCTCCTCCCAAGAAGGTTGCTTTTCTTTCAAGTGAAATAATTTCACTTAAAATGCTTATTTAACAGTCATCATGTGATGACAAGCCTTATATTAAACGAGTTTGCTACATAATTCAATAGAGAATCGTTGATAAATCGCATAGTAAAGCGATTTCCCTAATATTTCACTCGTTTTTTTAGGTTGTTTTCAGCTTAAACGTTCTAACAATAAAAACCTCCTAAACCTTATTATAGCAAGGTTTTAGAAGGTTTTCAGAGTAATATACACTCTCAGATTACGTGTTGCTGCAAAAAATCATCAAAGTAGATAATTTTTTTAGAAAAAAATTAAAAACGGCCCGCTTAGGAGCCGTTATAAGATAATCGCAATCATTCCGCCAGATCCTTCATTGATGATTCTTTCTAGTGTATCTTTCAATTTGTACCTGGCGTTTTCTGGCATAAGTGAAAGTTTTGCTTGAATTCCTTCTCTTACGATTGAGCTTAGAGACCTGCCGAAAATATCCGAGTTCCAAATAGAAAGTGGGTCCTCTTCAAAGTCCTGCATTAAATAACGGACAAGCTCTTCACTTTGTTTCTCAGTGCCAATAATCGGTGAGAATTCCGATTGTACATCCACTTTAACCATGTGGATGGATGGAGCTACTGCTTTTAGTCTCACACCAAACCTTGAGCCTTGTCTAATGATTTCCGGTTCATCCAGGGCCATATCCTCCAAAGTTGGTGCTGCGATTCCATATCCTGTCTGTTTAACCATTTGCAGTGCATCTGCCACTTGGTCGTACTCCCGTTTTGCGTGAGCAAAGTCCTGCATGATTTCAAGGAGATGATCTTTCCCTCTAACTTCTTCTCCAACGATCTCCTTCAACACGTGATCATACAAGTGTTCAGGTGCCTGCAAATCAATTTCTGCTACGCCTTCACCCAGGTCCATTCCTGAAATATGGGCGCCTGTAATATGCTCATATTGATCAAAGTTTCCGATTACCTGATCAACATCACGCAGTCGTTTAATGTCCTGAACGGTCTCTTCGATCGCATTTTGCAAATTATTCCGAAGCCAGTGTCTGGAGTCAAGCACCATTACCCAGCTAGGTAAATTGACGTTCACTTCTAATACCGGAAATTCAAACAAGGCTTCACGAAGTACGTTCTGCACATCTTGCTCGCGCATGCTTTCGACAGATAGAGCAAGTACTGGAATGTCATATTTCTCAACCAATTCCTGTCTGAGCCTTTCTGTACTTTCATGATGAGGCTGTGCGGAGTTCACGACCATAATAAATGGTTTACCAACTTCACGAAGCTCCTCAACGATCTTTTCTTCTGATGCAACGTAGTCTTCACGGGCAATTTCTCCGATTGTTCCATCCGTAGTTACGACTACGCCAATCGTGGAGTGTTCCTGAATCACTTTATGTGTACCAATTTCTGCTGCTTCATGGAAAGGTATTGCCTCTTCATACCATGGAGTATGAACCATTCTAGGCCCATGTTCATCTTCATAGCCAACTGCTCCGTCTACTGCATAACCTACACAGTCTACCATCCTTACCCGGATGTCTAAGTGTTCATCAATATTAATTGTAGCAGCCTGATTGGGTACAAATTTAGGCTCTGTCGTCATAATCGTCTTACCTGCAGCGCTCTGCGGAAGTTCATCCATAGCACGCTCTCTTTCCGATTCTTCTTCCATATTTGGAATGACAACAAGCTCCATAAATTTCTTTATAAACGTAGATTTCCCTGTACGTACAGCACCGACTACCCCTAAATAAATATCTCCATTCGTCCGTTTGGAAATATCGCTAAAGATATCTACCTTCTCCAAAGGATCCCCTCCCAGATAATATTTCACCTTCATACAAGCCTGGACACTCTCATTCTATGACTGGTTGCTATTGGATTATGCCAGATATTTAGAAGTAATCTATATTTATTACTTGGAGGAACGAATCATGCACAATTAATTGCCCATAAGATTATTAAAATCACTACACAGAAACTCTCACCCATATTAAAACCCACTGCTTCCTAAAGCAGTGGGTGTAGAAAAATTATGATGAAAGCTCAGACATAAATGCAGGCTCGCCATTTTTTATAGTATATGGTTCAGAATAGGCGGGAGCAAATGGGGCATAGTCTGTAAGTAGATAACGGATATCATCCCCAGTTGAATAGCTGTGTTCTTTATTACGCATATACTTATACAAATCTTTTCTGTAATCGATGAACAGCTTCCCTCGTTCATTAATGTAAATCGGCAGCTTCTGTTGAGAATAGGGACTTTCGACGGTAGGCGGCTCATCCAGCCCCAATGCTTCATAATCCAAGCTATAGACTCCCTTGGCAATCTGTTCCTTAAATGGCGGATATTTATTTTCTTGTTGATAAAACCGAACTTTGGTCTTCAACGAGCGAATTGCTTCTGATGTTCGCAAATCAACTAGTTTTACCGTTGGATTCTCTTCAGGAGTAATCAATGTATATTCATAATGACCACCATTGACAAACGCAGTTCCAGGTGCCTCGCCAATCAGTCCCTTCTGATGAAGTTTGCTAAAGTCTATCGGATACTTTAGAAAGATAGGAGTATCCTGATCTTTAGTTTTAATCGGCAACAAGCCTGATTCTTGCTCTCTATACTGATCAACAGCTTTTTGAATGGCATCTAATTGAGCCTGATTAGGCATCTGATTCTTCTCAAGCTTCGCATCTGGATATAAACAGCCCGTTAATAAAAAAGCGATCAGAGGTATTATAAGCAGTTTAAAATATTTCATAAGGTTATCCTCCTTGCACTTGTTATGACGTTGGACCACTAAATACAATATACATAATCACTATTCCACCAAAAATCATAAATAAGTAAGCAAAAACACCAATAATTATAGACAGAAGCCCTTTAGACTTGTATCGACTTATGTAAATCAGCCCGATCGCAAGAAATAATGAAAGTATCCCCGCAAACGATATGTACATCTTTAACATTGATAAAGACATGCTATTTTCCCCCTATACACGTAAGCACTCTGAGGTATTATATCATAGGTTGTCCATCGAGCGCAGACAAAAAAATCCGGAGCTTTAAGGGCTCCGGCACGACTAAATAATTCCCCATTTAGCTCTTTCATAATAAAAGCTACGGGTTATTGTATGCGTCTTAGCAAGGGACCGCCTCCTAAAAGCGCCTACATATTGCTATCCTTTTAAAAATTTACTAAGCGTATTCATATCCAGAGGCATATTTTGCTTAACAATCGCCTCTACAATTTTGTCTTCTTTTTGTTTTGATACAGGTTTACCAGCAATAGTTGATAATTGCTTGACTAATTGGCGGACTGTTTTTTCATCAGTAAAGTCAGCATGCTTTACAGAGTCCGCCACTTTATAAACATCATCTGGGTTGATGTTTGCTTTCTTTTGCAAATGATCAAAGATATTCTTCTGAAAACCGCTCATTATATTGACCTCCTCGTGCAATTGTTTCTTGGTAGTATATGCACGGGGATGGCGATGTGTTAGTTATTCATTTGATCATCTAAAATATTCGTTAAGTCCTCCATTTCACGGCGGCGGATTCGTGTCATGAGCTGAGTCACGACATCTTTCGGATCCGCTTCTTCAAATAAGACACGGTAAATTCCAGCCGTTATCGGCATATCTACATTCTGTGTCTTAGAAAGCTGGTAAGCAGCTTTCGTTGTGCGTACGCCTTCTACAACCATGCCCATATCCTCAAGCACTTGATCCAGATCGGCTCCCTGACCCAATTTATAACCAGCTCGCCAATTTCGGCTGTGCGAACTTGTACAAGTTACGATCAAGTCCCCAATTCCTGTCAAACCTGAGAAAGTTAGAGGATTTGCCCCCATAGATGTTCCCAGTCTTGCAATTTCAGCCAGACCTCTCGTAATTAATGCTGCCTTAGCATTGTCGCCAAAGCCCAAACCATCAGAAATACCAGCACCAAGCGCAATGATATTCTTTAACGCTCCCCCTAGCTCTACGCCCACCAAATCCGGTGACGTGTAAACTCTGAACTGTTCATTAATAAATAAATCCTGAACAGTGGAGGCAACATTTAAATCCTTAGCCGATACCGTTACAGTGGTCGGATGTTTCAGACTCACCTCTTCTGCATGACTTGGACCGGAAAGGACGACTATATCACGATATAATTCGGCCGGAATTTCCTCTGAAATAACTTCCGACACTCGTTTATACGTCTCAGGCTCTATCCCTTTTGATGCGTGAGTGATCGTCACTTGTTGTGATAAATGCGGAATAAGCTGTTGACATACCTCACGCATTGCTTTCGTTGGCACGACTAGAATAACGTGCTTCGTATCAGCCGTCACTGCAGCTAACTCCGAATCTGCTATAACATTGTCTGGAATTGGGATACCCTTTAAATATCTTTCATTTCTATGAGTTCTGTTAATTTCTTCAGCATGGTCCTCACGGTGTGTCCAAAGATGGACCTTGTGACCATTATCTGCTAACACGATAGCAAGCGCCGTTCCCCAGCTTCCTGCGCCTAATACAGCAACCTTCTCCATGATTACACGCTCCTCTCTAGCTTAACTAACTCCTTCTTCTAGCAAAAATCTTAATAGGTGTTCCCTCAAATCCAAATGCCTCACGAATTCGATTTTCTAAAAACCGTTCATAGGTGAAGTGCATCAATTCCGGGTCATTCACAAATACAACAAAACTCGGTGGCTTTACGGCTACCTGTGTAGCATAGAAAATCTTAAGCTTTTGACCTTTAATCGATGGGGTCGGATTCATGGCTAGTGCATCCATGATGACTTCATTTAAAATACTGGATTGCACCCGTTTAGCATGATTTTCACTCGCCTCAAGTACTTTAGGTAATAAAGTATGTGTCCGTTTTTTGGTTTTAGCAGATAAAAATACAATTTGAGCATAATCCAGAAACCTGAAGTTGGAACGAATATCATCTTCAAATTCTTTCATCGTTTTTTCGTCTGTTTCAACAGTATCCCATTTGTTTACAACAATCACCACTGCTTTACCAGCTTCATGAGCATATCCGGCAATTTTTTTATCTTGCTCTTGAATTCCTGTTTCTGCATCAATTAAAGATAAAACTACATCTGATCGTTCAATTGC
This region includes:
- the spoIVA gene encoding stage IV sporulation protein A; the protein is MEKVDIFSDISKRTNGDIYLGVVGAVRTGKSTFIKKFMELVVIPNMEEESERERAMDELPQSAAGKTIMTTEPKFVPNQAATINIDEHLDIRVRMVDCVGYAVDGAVGYEDEHGPRMVHTPWYEEAIPFHEAAEIGTHKVIQEHSTIGVVVTTDGTIGEIAREDYVASEEKIVEELREVGKPFIMVVNSAQPHHESTERLRQELVEKYDIPVLALSVESMREQDVQNVLREALFEFPVLEVNVNLPSWVMVLDSRHWLRNNLQNAIEETVQDIKRLRDVDQVIGNFDQYEHITGAHISGMDLGEGVAEIDLQAPEHLYDHVLKEIVGEEVRGKDHLLEIMQDFAHAKREYDQVADALQMVKQTGYGIAAPTLEDMALDEPEIIRQGSRFGVRLKAVAPSIHMVKVDVQSEFSPIIGTEKQSEELVRYLMQDFEEDPLSIWNSDIFGRSLSSIVREGIQAKLSLMPENARYKLKDTLERIINEGSGGMIAIIL
- a CDS encoding stage VI sporulation protein F, which produces MSGFQKNIFDHLQKKANINPDDVYKVADSVKHADFTDEKTVRQLVKQLSTIAGKPVSKQKEDKIVEAIVKQNMPLDMNTLSKFLKG
- the mtrB gene encoding trp RNA-binding attenuation protein MtrB, coding for MTASENDFFVIKAEEDGVNVIGLTRGTDTRFHHSEKLDRGEVMIAQFTEHTSAVKVRGKAVIQTRHGEMSTKVE
- a CDS encoding NAD(P)H-dependent glycerol-3-phosphate dehydrogenase; amino-acid sequence: MEKVAVLGAGSWGTALAIVLADNGHKVHLWTHREDHAEEINRTHRNERYLKGIPIPDNVIADSELAAVTADTKHVILVVPTKAMREVCQQLIPHLSQQVTITHASKGIEPETYKRVSEVISEEIPAELYRDIVVLSGPSHAEEVSLKHPTTVTVSAKDLNVASTVQDLFINEQFRVYTSPDLVGVELGGALKNIIALGAGISDGLGFGDNAKAALITRGLAEIARLGTSMGANPLTFSGLTGIGDLIVTCTSSHSRNWRAGYKLGQGADLDQVLEDMGMVVEGVRTTKAAYQLSKTQNVDMPITAGIYRVLFEEADPKDVVTQLMTRIRRREMEDLTNILDDQMNN
- a CDS encoding HU family DNA-binding protein gives rise to the protein MNKTDLINAVSEKAELSKKDATQAVDSVFESIMGSLQDGEKVQLIGFGNFEVRERAARKGRNPQTGEEIEISASKVPAFKPGKALKDAVK
- a CDS encoding DUF2768 domain-containing protein; this translates as MSLSMLKMYISFAGILSLFLAIGLIYISRYKSKGLLSIIIGVFAYLFMIFGGIVIMYIVFSGPTS